A part of Larkinella insperata genomic DNA contains:
- a CDS encoding alpha/beta hydrolase, protein MKKRAPFYRFHTALTFLLITLSSAKTVYAQSPDFQKMTPEERTAYMSKMRAAAQEDWQKMMDKLQLKVPANLPPPADDPKRPQHLKQRPNSTNWYDEAGNTHVRSGWGNWTNYNEIQANAYKLPDPLVLKNGKTVKNAAAWWKQRRPEILNAYETEIFGKTPANTPKVTFEVTATEPGALNGKAIKKTIVGHIDNSKFPGAKPSITMTLYLPANASGPVPLMVVATTNFNFPAPAGPTALDMVLATGWAYARVNTGDIQMDSGAGLHEGIIGLVNEGKDRQPDDWGVISAWCWGLSRALDYFETDNAIDAKKIGIQGHSRWGKTALLAGALDPRWAIVFSSCSGSLGASLEKRNFGETIDNVAGSGEYHWMAGNFLKYGGNWQAMPVDAHSLMTLVAPRPLFITGGTQDQWADPHGEFLACVAASPVYELLGKKGVGTQQMPAPDVSLVKGDLAFRNHEGGHTDLPDWPVFLEFAKKYFNDTK, encoded by the coding sequence ATGAAAAAACGCGCTCCCTTTTACCGCTTCCATACGGCTTTGACTTTTTTGCTGATTACCCTTTCATCGGCAAAAACCGTGTATGCCCAAAGTCCGGATTTTCAGAAAATGACGCCGGAAGAACGAACGGCGTACATGAGCAAAATGCGCGCGGCTGCCCAGGAAGACTGGCAAAAAATGATGGATAAACTTCAGTTAAAAGTCCCCGCCAACCTACCCCCGCCCGCCGATGATCCAAAACGACCGCAGCACCTGAAACAACGCCCCAATTCGACCAACTGGTACGACGAAGCCGGAAACACGCACGTCCGCTCGGGTTGGGGCAACTGGACGAATTACAACGAAATCCAAGCAAACGCCTACAAACTGCCCGATCCGCTGGTGCTGAAAAACGGCAAAACCGTTAAAAATGCCGCAGCCTGGTGGAAACAACGGCGGCCGGAAATTCTGAACGCGTATGAAACCGAGATCTTTGGCAAAACCCCGGCCAATACGCCCAAGGTTACGTTTGAGGTGACGGCCACGGAACCCGGCGCACTGAACGGCAAGGCCATCAAAAAGACGATTGTTGGCCACATCGACAATTCGAAGTTTCCGGGCGCAAAACCGAGCATTACCATGACGCTCTATCTCCCGGCCAATGCGTCCGGCCCGGTGCCGCTGATGGTCGTTGCCACCACGAATTTCAATTTTCCGGCCCCGGCGGGCCCTACCGCGCTGGACATGGTGCTGGCAACTGGCTGGGCCTACGCCCGCGTCAATACCGGCGATATCCAGATGGACAGCGGAGCCGGTTTGCACGAAGGCATCATCGGCTTGGTCAACGAGGGCAAAGACCGCCAGCCCGACGACTGGGGCGTCATTTCGGCCTGGTGCTGGGGCCTGAGCCGTGCGCTGGACTATTTTGAAACCGACAACGCCATTGATGCCAAAAAAATCGGGATTCAGGGTCATTCGCGCTGGGGCAAAACCGCCCTGCTGGCCGGAGCGCTGGATCCGCGCTGGGCTATTGTCTTTTCGAGTTGTTCCGGTTCACTGGGCGCGTCGCTCGAAAAGCGGAATTTTGGCGAGACAATCGATAATGTGGCCGGTTCGGGTGAGTATCATTGGATGGCCGGTAACTTTCTAAAGTATGGGGGCAACTGGCAGGCGATGCCCGTCGATGCGCACAGCCTGATGACGCTCGTGGCTCCGCGCCCGCTTTTTATTACCGGGGGAACGCAGGACCAGTGGGCCGACCCACACGGCGAGTTTCTGGCCTGCGTGGCTGCGAGTCCGGTTTATGAGCTGCTGGGCAAAAAAGGTGTTGGCACGCAGCAGATGCCGGCCCCGGATGTGTCGCTGGTCAAGGGCGATCTGGCGTTTCGGAATCACGAGGGCGGCCATACCGACTTGCCCGACTGGCCAGTTTTTCTGGAATTTGCCAAAAAATATTTTAACGACACGAAATAG
- a CDS encoding alpha-glucuronidase family glycosyl hydrolase, with the protein MNYKIIFLLLLTTWCRAGAPDRDDGYRLWLKYDLIKDASQRATYARSAQFIALSGNTPVLKTAAEELQAGLQGLLGKAVPIVTSAGNKTGGIILTTRADLPTRNDEGYQITGKQNITVSGRTDAGVLYGAFALLRQLQTGQPISGLSLISNPKIQLRMLNHWDNTDGSIERGYAGSSLWNWYELPERIDPRYRDYARANASIGINGTVVNNVNASSRFLTAEYLEKVAALANVFRPYGIKIYLSVYFPAPKTIGGLKTADPLDPEVNKWWADKATEIYKLIPDFGGFLVKANSEGQPGPQDYNRTHADGANMLAKALAPHKGIVIWRAFVYKADGKADRFKAAYEEFQPLDGQFDKNVIVQVKNGPIDFQPREPFSPIFGVMPKTPLGMEFQLTQEYLGFATHLVYEAPIFKECLDSDTYVTGKNSTVAKVIDGSLHAYPLTAIAGVANTGSDRNWTGHPLAQANWYAFGRLAWDHSLSSEALANEWVKMTLTTEPASVKTITDMLLKSRDIYVNYNTPMGLSRPWTGAHFAPEPWQNRSSRPDWTAIYYHRADSLGLGFDRTAKGSNALAQYRPEVQQQWNNPETCPLPYLLWFHHVPWTKKLSTGRTLWDELCTRFYTGADSVGWLQKQWAQVKKDVNPETFDNVAGRLATQQKEAIWWRDAWVLYLQEFSRQPIPAPFKKPERSLDEVKQLVEIYKMR; encoded by the coding sequence ATGAATTACAAGATCATATTTCTTCTCCTGTTAACCACCTGGTGTCGCGCCGGAGCGCCGGACCGAGACGACGGTTACCGGTTATGGCTGAAATATGACCTGATCAAAGACGCCAGCCAACGAGCCACGTACGCCCGTTCGGCCCAGTTCATTGCTTTGAGCGGCAATACCCCTGTTTTGAAAACAGCCGCCGAGGAATTGCAGGCTGGTTTGCAGGGCTTGCTCGGGAAAGCCGTTCCAATCGTCACGAGCGCCGGAAACAAAACCGGTGGCATTATCCTGACAACCAGGGCGGATTTACCGACACGCAATGACGAGGGCTATCAGATTACCGGCAAACAAAACATCACGGTTTCGGGCCGAACCGACGCGGGAGTGCTGTACGGCGCATTTGCGTTGCTGCGTCAACTACAAACCGGGCAACCCATCAGTGGGCTTTCGCTGATCAGTAATCCTAAAATTCAGCTCCGGATGCTGAACCATTGGGACAATACCGACGGCAGCATTGAACGGGGTTACGCCGGTTCATCACTCTGGAATTGGTACGAACTCCCCGAACGCATCGACCCGCGCTACCGGGATTACGCCCGCGCCAATGCTTCTATCGGCATCAACGGCACGGTGGTGAATAACGTTAACGCGAGTTCCCGGTTTTTAACCGCCGAGTATCTGGAAAAGGTGGCCGCCCTGGCGAATGTCTTTCGTCCGTACGGCATAAAAATCTATCTGTCCGTTTACTTTCCCGCGCCCAAAACCATCGGGGGGTTAAAGACCGCCGATCCGCTCGATCCGGAAGTCAACAAATGGTGGGCGGATAAAGCCACTGAAATTTACAAGCTCATTCCGGATTTTGGCGGTTTTCTGGTCAAGGCTAATTCGGAAGGCCAACCCGGTCCGCAGGATTACAACCGCACCCACGCCGACGGGGCCAACATGCTGGCTAAAGCGCTGGCTCCGCACAAAGGCATCGTCATCTGGCGCGCGTTCGTCTACAAGGCCGACGGAAAAGCCGACCGTTTCAAGGCGGCTTACGAAGAATTTCAGCCGCTCGACGGCCAGTTTGATAAAAACGTCATTGTACAAGTCAAGAACGGCCCGATTGATTTTCAGCCCCGCGAACCGTTTTCACCCATCTTCGGCGTGATGCCTAAAACACCGTTGGGGATGGAATTCCAGTTGACGCAGGAATACCTCGGTTTTGCCACGCATCTCGTCTACGAAGCGCCCATTTTCAAGGAATGCCTGGATTCAGATACCTACGTCACGGGTAAAAACTCGACGGTTGCTAAGGTCATCGACGGCAGTTTACACGCGTACCCGCTAACCGCCATCGCCGGTGTGGCCAACACTGGCTCGGATCGCAACTGGACAGGTCACCCGCTGGCCCAGGCCAACTGGTACGCTTTCGGGCGGCTGGCCTGGGACCATTCGCTGTCGTCGGAAGCGCTTGCCAACGAATGGGTAAAAATGACACTCACGACCGAACCGGCTTCTGTTAAAACCATCACGGATATGCTGCTGAAGTCGCGGGATATTTACGTTAACTACAACACCCCGATGGGCCTTTCGCGTCCCTGGACGGGCGCGCATTTTGCGCCGGAGCCCTGGCAAAACCGCAGTTCGCGCCCTGACTGGACGGCGATTTATTACCACCGCGCCGACTCCCTTGGTCTGGGTTTCGACCGCACGGCCAAGGGCAGCAACGCGCTGGCCCAATACCGTCCGGAAGTTCAGCAGCAATGGAACAACCCGGAAACTTGCCCGCTCCCCTATCTGCTCTGGTTTCACCACGTTCCGTGGACGAAAAAACTGAGCACAGGCCGGACGCTCTGGGATGAACTCTGCACGCGGTTTTATACCGGGGCGGATTCCGTCGGCTGGCTGCAAAAGCAATGGGCACAGGTCAAAAAAGATGTGAACCCCGAAACCTTCGACAACGTAGCCGGGCGGCTGGCGACCCAGCAGAAGGAAGCCATCTGGTGGCGCGATGCCTGGGTGCTCTACCTCCAGGAATTTTCCCGACAGCCCATTCCAGCCCCCTTCAAAAAGCCGGAGCGGAGTCTGGATGAGGTGAAACAATTGGTAGAAATTTATAAAATGCGGTAA
- a CDS encoding enolase C-terminal domain-like protein: MNRRAFIGYTGALTAVGLSGFSRPSALSEPDKPLAKIRIKSVNSNFEREPLNPYRFKGSAITDSWQTMALLESDSGIRKIGLATQGVLWSDSSVFAAHSESAGNALMYAMSERALQLIRGTSFTTPVELLDTVLPEVLAYGKKITGNPNLRKTFALNALVCVDNAAWLLYAQENNITRFDDMIPAAYKPGLSHRHTKVASIPSFSVGTTAERIKAAADEGYFIMKLKTGSAGTQAEMIEKDIAFLTAVHKAIGHYETPYTKSGKIPYYFDANGRYEKKETLQRFLDHAKKIGAFDQIAVIEEPFEENNEVFVGDLGVRVAADESAHTVEDAARRIEQGYSAIAVKAIAKTLSMTMKITQLAYEKKIPCFCADLTVNPILVDWNKAVAARLPPFPGMTVGLQETNGHQYFKNWDKLMSYHPRAGASWTRTQKGVYLTDQSFYDQSGGIFEPSAHYEALFADK; encoded by the coding sequence ATGAATCGTCGGGCATTTATTGGCTACACGGGCGCGCTGACGGCCGTGGGACTGAGCGGTTTTTCGCGGCCCTCCGCGCTGAGTGAACCAGACAAACCACTGGCGAAAATTCGGATCAAAAGCGTCAACTCCAACTTTGAGCGCGAACCGCTGAATCCGTATCGGTTTAAAGGCAGCGCCATCACCGACAGCTGGCAGACAATGGCCCTGCTCGAATCGGATTCGGGCATTCGGAAAATTGGCCTGGCGACGCAGGGGGTGCTCTGGTCGGATTCCAGCGTGTTTGCCGCCCACTCCGAAAGCGCCGGAAACGCGCTGATGTATGCCATGAGTGAACGGGCGCTGCAACTCATCCGGGGCACGTCATTTACGACGCCGGTTGAGCTGCTGGACACGGTGTTGCCGGAGGTGCTGGCGTACGGGAAAAAGATTACCGGCAACCCCAACCTGCGGAAAACCTTCGCGCTGAATGCGCTGGTTTGCGTCGATAATGCCGCCTGGCTGCTCTACGCGCAGGAAAACAACATCACCCGCTTCGACGACATGATTCCGGCGGCTTACAAGCCGGGTCTGTCACACCGGCATACGAAGGTAGCCAGCATCCCGTCGTTCAGCGTAGGCACCACCGCCGAGCGCATCAAAGCCGCAGCCGACGAAGGCTATTTTATCATGAAACTGAAAACCGGTTCGGCGGGAACGCAGGCCGAAATGATCGAGAAAGACATTGCCTTTCTGACGGCGGTGCACAAGGCCATCGGGCATTACGAAACACCCTACACAAAGAGCGGTAAAATACCGTATTACTTCGACGCCAACGGGCGCTACGAAAAGAAAGAAACATTGCAGCGGTTTCTGGACCACGCCAAAAAAATTGGCGCGTTTGATCAGATTGCGGTTATTGAAGAGCCGTTCGAGGAAAATAATGAGGTCTTTGTGGGCGATCTGGGTGTGCGGGTGGCCGCCGACGAAAGCGCGCACACCGTCGAGGATGCCGCCCGTCGGATTGAGCAGGGCTACTCCGCCATCGCCGTCAAAGCGATTGCCAAAACGCTCAGCATGACTATGAAAATCACCCAGCTGGCCTACGAAAAAAAGATTCCCTGCTTCTGCGCCGACCTGACCGTTAACCCCATTCTGGTTGACTGGAACAAAGCCGTGGCTGCCCGGCTACCGCCTTTTCCCGGCATGACGGTCGGTTTGCAGGAAACCAACGGCCACCAGTATTTTAAAAATTGGGACAAGCTGATGTCGTACCATCCCAGAGCCGGGGCCTCGTGGACCAGAACGCAGAAAGGTGTGTACCTGACGGATCAGTCTTTTTACGACCAGAGTGGCGGAATTTTTGAGCCGTCGGCCCATTACGAAGCGCTTTTTGCCGACAAATAA
- a CDS encoding SDR family NAD(P)-dependent oxidoreductase, which produces MQSSENQPNVFSLTGKLALITGGGTGIGFDIARCMVQAGARVVITGRREEPLREAVANLGETAHYFTNDVTDLTGLESLVEQIETTLGSVDILVNNAGINLKKPALEVTDEEFSRIIQTNLNAVFALTRACARRMVPRRSGSILMISSMAAYYGIDRVVAYAASKSAVEGMVKVLASEFSPHNVRVNAIAPGFIETEMSKKAMGGDPDRRDRAMRRTPMGHFGKPEDIGHAAVFLSSDAARYITGASLPVDGGNSIGF; this is translated from the coding sequence GTGCAATCAAGCGAAAACCAACCAAACGTATTTTCATTAACGGGCAAGCTGGCCCTGATTACGGGGGGCGGAACGGGCATCGGTTTCGACATTGCCCGCTGCATGGTGCAGGCCGGAGCCCGCGTCGTCATTACCGGCCGCCGGGAAGAACCCCTCCGCGAAGCCGTTGCCAACCTGGGGGAAACGGCCCATTATTTTACCAACGATGTAACCGACCTAACGGGCTTGGAGTCATTGGTAGAACAAATCGAAACCACGCTCGGATCGGTTGATATTCTGGTGAATAACGCCGGTATCAACCTCAAAAAACCAGCGCTGGAAGTCACCGATGAAGAGTTTAGCCGCATCATCCAGACGAACCTGAACGCGGTTTTTGCCCTCACCCGGGCCTGCGCCCGTCGCATGGTTCCCCGGCGCAGTGGGTCCATTCTGATGATTTCGTCGATGGCGGCCTATTACGGGATTGACCGCGTGGTGGCGTATGCGGCTTCCAAATCGGCGGTGGAGGGCATGGTAAAAGTGCTGGCGTCGGAATTTTCACCCCACAACGTCCGGGTAAACGCCATCGCGCCGGGATTCATCGAAACCGAAATGAGCAAGAAAGCGATGGGTGGCGACCCCGACCGGCGCGACCGGGCCATGCGCCGAACGCCGATGGGCCATTTTGGCAAACCGGAAGACATTGGCCATGCCGCCGTTTTCCTATCATCTGACGCGGCCCGCTACATCACCGGCGCTTCGCTGCCCGTCGACGGCGGCAACTCGATTGGCTTTTAA
- a CDS encoding sugar phosphate isomerase/epimerase family protein, with translation MQKISRKTFFEELSLLTGASLLAGQTIASVPNWKKSQMKLGMVTYLWGKDWDVPRLIKNCTTAGIGGVELRVEHAHGVMPSLSAAERQEVKKKFADSPVKVVGMGTNEQYDSPDPDRLRKSIERTKEFIRLSADVGGSGVKVKPNQLHKDVPTEKTLAQIGRSLDELAKYAADFGQQIRLEVHGEETQELPNIKTIMDHAPNKNATVCWNCNPEDLHGKGLEYNFNLVKKRFGDICHVRELNDTSYPYQQLMDLFVKNNYKGWILLECRTNPTDKVAALIEQRQLFEKMTSQA, from the coding sequence ATGCAAAAGATCAGCCGAAAAACCTTTTTCGAAGAATTATCACTTCTGACCGGGGCCTCCCTACTCGCCGGCCAAACCATCGCTTCGGTACCGAACTGGAAGAAATCGCAGATGAAACTGGGCATGGTCACGTATTTGTGGGGGAAAGACTGGGACGTTCCGAGGCTGATCAAAAACTGCACCACCGCCGGGATTGGCGGAGTGGAACTACGGGTGGAACACGCCCACGGTGTGATGCCCAGTTTGTCGGCTGCCGAACGCCAGGAGGTAAAAAAGAAGTTTGCCGATAGCCCGGTAAAGGTGGTTGGTATGGGAACGAACGAGCAGTACGACTCGCCCGATCCGGACCGGCTGCGGAAGTCCATCGAACGCACCAAAGAATTTATCCGGCTGAGCGCCGACGTGGGCGGTTCGGGCGTTAAGGTGAAGCCCAATCAGCTACACAAGGACGTTCCGACCGAGAAAACGTTGGCGCAGATTGGCCGGTCGCTGGACGAACTGGCGAAATACGCGGCTGATTTCGGACAGCAAATCCGGCTCGAAGTGCACGGTGAGGAAACGCAGGAGTTGCCGAATATTAAAACCATCATGGACCACGCCCCGAACAAAAACGCCACGGTCTGCTGGAACTGCAATCCGGAAGATCTGCACGGTAAGGGACTGGAATACAATTTCAATCTGGTTAAAAAACGCTTTGGCGACATCTGCCACGTTCGCGAACTGAACGACACGAGTTATCCGTACCAGCAATTGATGGATTTGTTTGTGAAGAACAACTACAAAGGCTGGATTCTGCTCGAATGCCGCACGAACCCGACCGACAAGGTGGCCGCCCTGATCGAACAGCGTCAGCTTTTTGAGAAAATGACTTCCCAGGCTTAA
- the uxuA gene encoding mannonate dehydratase: MRWFGPHDPVSLMDIRQAGCTGVVTALHQLPVGDVWTIAEIEKRKGLIEADNKRYIPLHWAVVESLPVHEDIKKGRPTREVYIENYKQSLRNLAACGITTVCYNFMPVLDWSRTNLSYEMPDGSLALRFVWEDFAVFDLCILKRPGAEADYEPGVIESARAKFTQMTPERITELSNIVLLGLPGSEEAFTLSTFQGLLDEYAPINDRALRENLYYFIREVAPVAESVGINLCIHPDDPPRPLLGLPRIVSTEADLAELMAACDSTANGITFCTGSLGIRPDNDLPGMVRRFGNRIHFIHLRTTKREADPRNFHEADHLAGDVDMYAVVKAIVLEQQRRAAAGVGVTAIPMRPDHGHQMLDDLHKRTYPGYSAIGRLRGLAELRGLEMGITRSLEDRE, from the coding sequence ATGCGCTGGTTCGGGCCGCATGATCCGGTTTCGCTGATGGATATTCGTCAGGCGGGTTGCACCGGAGTGGTGACGGCTTTGCACCAGCTTCCGGTCGGCGACGTCTGGACGATTGCAGAGATTGAGAAACGAAAAGGTCTGATCGAAGCCGACAACAAACGGTATATTCCGCTGCATTGGGCGGTGGTCGAGAGCCTGCCGGTTCACGAAGACATCAAGAAAGGCCGTCCCACGCGTGAAGTGTACATTGAAAACTACAAGCAGTCGCTGCGGAATCTGGCGGCTTGCGGCATTACCACGGTTTGCTATAACTTCATGCCGGTGCTCGACTGGTCGCGGACCAACCTGAGCTACGAAATGCCGGACGGCTCGCTGGCGCTGCGGTTTGTGTGGGAAGATTTCGCGGTTTTCGACCTCTGTATCCTGAAACGGCCGGGGGCCGAAGCTGACTACGAACCGGGTGTTATTGAGTCGGCCCGCGCAAAATTCACCCAAATGACCCCGGAGCGAATCACGGAGCTGAGCAACATTGTTTTGCTCGGTTTACCCGGTTCGGAGGAAGCCTTCACGCTGTCTACCTTTCAGGGCCTGCTGGACGAATACGCCCCCATCAACGACCGGGCGTTGCGGGAAAATCTCTACTATTTTATTCGGGAAGTGGCACCGGTGGCCGAATCCGTCGGCATCAACCTTTGTATTCACCCCGACGATCCGCCGAGGCCGTTACTGGGTCTGCCGCGAATCGTCAGCACCGAGGCCGATCTGGCAGAATTGATGGCGGCTTGCGACAGCACCGCCAACGGCATCACGTTCTGCACCGGGTCGCTCGGCATCCGTCCCGACAATGACCTGCCGGGAATGGTACGGCGGTTTGGCAACCGGATTCACTTTATCCATTTGCGAACAACGAAGCGGGAAGCCGATCCGCGTAATTTCCACGAAGCCGATCACCTGGCGGGTGATGTAGACATGTACGCGGTTGTCAAGGCGATTGTGCTCGAACAGCAACGGCGGGCCGCAGCCGGTGTGGGCGTAACGGCCATTCCGATGCGCCCCGATCACGGCCACCAGATGCTCGACGATTTGCACAAGCGAACCTATCCGGGTTACTCGGCCATCGGTCGGCTACGCGGCCTGGCCGAGCTGCGGGGGCTGGAGATGGGCATTACACGATCTTTGGAAGATAGGGAGTGA
- a CDS encoding response regulator transcription factor: MQVLVHFLIRNKLAILYGISLALLLFLLKWLELRLLIIHHTSEIYIGSIALLFTGLGIWLAQKLIKPKVKTIVVEKAVYHPQPAGFIRDEEELTKIGLSKRELEVLQLMAEGLSNQEIASRLFVSLNTIKTHSSNVLEKLEVKRRTQAVQKAKQLHLIP, encoded by the coding sequence ATGCAAGTACTCGTCCATTTCCTGATCAGAAACAAGCTCGCTATTCTTTACGGTATTTCGCTGGCGTTACTGCTGTTTCTGCTGAAATGGCTTGAGTTACGGCTTCTGATTATTCACCATACATCTGAAATTTATATCGGCTCGATTGCCCTTCTTTTTACTGGTTTAGGTATCTGGCTGGCGCAGAAATTAATCAAGCCCAAAGTCAAAACCATTGTTGTTGAAAAAGCCGTTTATCATCCCCAGCCGGCCGGTTTTATCCGGGATGAAGAGGAACTTACGAAAATCGGTTTAAGTAAACGCGAACTGGAAGTATTACAGTTAATGGCTGAAGGATTGAGCAACCAGGAGATCGCATCCCGTTTGTTCGTTTCGCTCAACACCATCAAAACGCACTCGTCGAATGTGCTGGAAAAGCTGGAGGTTAAGCGCCGGACGCAGGCCGTTCAAAAAGCCAAACAACTCCACCTCATTCCCTAA
- a CDS encoding DUF4199 domain-containing protein, with the protein MKKIVLICGLISGFLLTAMMVVSTAMCYLNDDFKGNMVLGYASMVLAFALIFVGIKNYRDKHNNGVVSFGKAFRIGLSITLIASSMYVIVWLIDYYLFIPDFMDKYTAHVLREAQNDGISPADLSTKTQELQQYKEMYKNPLFVVLFTYLEVLPIGLLISLICALLLKKGNRSQVQPA; encoded by the coding sequence ATGAAAAAAATTGTTCTGATCTGCGGACTCATTTCCGGTTTTCTCCTTACCGCCATGATGGTCGTTTCGACGGCGATGTGTTACCTCAATGACGATTTTAAAGGCAACATGGTGCTGGGCTATGCATCAATGGTGCTGGCGTTTGCGCTCATTTTTGTGGGAATAAAAAACTATCGCGACAAGCACAACAACGGTGTTGTTTCGTTCGGGAAAGCTTTCAGGATTGGTTTATCTATTACGCTGATTGCTTCCTCTATGTACGTTATCGTCTGGCTGATCGACTATTATCTTTTTATCCCTGACTTTATGGATAAATACACCGCCCACGTCTTGAGAGAAGCCCAAAATGACGGTATATCCCCGGCCGACCTATCGACAAAAACGCAGGAATTACAACAATACAAGGAGATGTATAAAAATCCTTTATTCGTTGTCTTGTTCACTTATCTAGAAGTTCTTCCGATTGGCTTGCTTATTTCGCTGATTTGCGCCCTTCTGTTGAAAAAAGGGAACCGCAGCCAGGTTCAGCCAGCATAA